A genome region from Triticum aestivum cultivar Chinese Spring chromosome 2B, IWGSC CS RefSeq v2.1, whole genome shotgun sequence includes the following:
- the LOC123044842 gene encoding uncharacterized protein, whose translation MSSLGTSKGILEITKFGVYVAVPVTLTYLVATDSKAIKKLMGLRPYVVYPPEGPRPPPPEELRERAREIARSRRQE comes from the exons ATGTCGTCGTTGGGAACGTCCAAGGGGATCCTGGAGATCACCAAGTTCGGGGTGTACGTCGCCGTCCCCGTTACCCTCACCTACCTCGTCGCCACTGACTCCAAGGCCATCAAGAAGCTCATGGGCCTC CGTCCTTATGTGGTTTACCCACCAGAAGGCCCACGACCACCACCGCCCGAAGAACTTCGTGAAAGGGCTCGGGAGATAGCTCGCAGCAGAAGACAAGAATAA